In one Corynebacterium bovis DSM 20582 = CIP 54.80 genomic region, the following are encoded:
- a CDS encoding RrF2 family transcriptional regulator, translated as MQLTRFTDLGLRVIIYLAADQLTDDGTRPRRRHTSSSVAKAIDASATHVAKVVSRLAEIGVIRSTRGRTGGVRLAEGGLDFRIGTLIRQLEGDSRLLDSFRTPDHDDAAAPATADGTGAPTTTPARTPDAEPPVHTVVTGPDGTPADAGGEPPAAWREHCDKLSTALVEAQSAFFAALDTIRVRDIAGVRPPGTSASTPSPVRGPGPTVPLDAGH; from the coding sequence ATGCAGCTGACGAGATTCACGGACCTTGGGTTGCGCGTCATCATCTATCTCGCCGCCGACCAGCTCACCGACGACGGCACCCGGCCCCGCCGCCGGCACACCTCCTCCAGCGTCGCGAAGGCCATCGACGCCTCGGCTACACACGTCGCGAAGGTCGTCTCCCGCCTCGCCGAGATCGGCGTCATCCGCTCGACCCGGGGCCGCACCGGCGGTGTCCGCCTCGCCGAGGGGGGCCTGGACTTCCGCATCGGCACCCTGATCCGGCAGCTCGAGGGCGACAGCCGCCTGCTCGACAGCTTCCGCACCCCCGACCACGACGACGCCGCGGCCCCCGCCACGGCGGACGGGACCGGCGCGCCCACCACCACGCCGGCCCGCACCCCCGACGCCGAACCGCCCGTCCACACCGTGGTCACCGGTCCCGACGGCACCCCCGCGGACGCCGGCGGGGAGCCCCCGGCGGCGTGGCGCGAGCACTGCGACAAACTGAGCACCGCCCTCGTCGAGGCGCAGTCCGCGTTCTTCGCGGCGCTCGACACGATCCGCGTCCGCGACATCGCCGGCGTCCGGCCGCCGGGGACGTCGGCGTCGACCCCCTCCCCCGTCCGCGGACCGGGCCCGACGGTCCCCCTCGACGCCGGGCACTGA
- a CDS encoding chorismate-binding protein has translation MPSELSPGPAPVRRLAGGSFRRLTGRPTGPDAAAAGRPDPVDEALRVFRVLTARALRVGAPLPALAVGAWAGHAAVLVPALDARDAAAAGPDGAFPGGGDGAGSGAGSGAGSAPLWFGVRRYPDAAADDGGVRDAAGAPLAAHWGGAARASLWLDGDGVWWLRTTDTPGVDDDPSTVDAALDAAPDAAFDAALDAAVAGTADAGGATGGSSPTDPGGSPADATAPTPGFPPVPTVRWRGPDRDRHTRGVTDCLEAIAAGEVYQACVAGFFHGRVDDGADDHAAAAAVFADTVAHHRPARAVFLAGHGTTGCAVAVTSFSPEVYLSRHGDEVVEMPIKGTLPRDRDPADLLASVKDVAENIMIVDLVRHDLGTVAVTGGVTVPDLLTVVPAPGVWHLVSTVRATLPREVTHARLVETTFPPASVTGTPKLAARRFLREWEPESRGVFCGCAGFSAGGVLELAVAIRTCEWTGGGRVRLGVGGGITADSTPAAEWDEVTAKSSTITGGAVRHR, from the coding sequence ATGCCGTCGGAGCTCTCACCCGGTCCCGCCCCCGTCCGCCGTCTCGCGGGCGGGTCCTTCCGTCGTCTGACCGGGCGACCGACCGGTCCCGACGCCGCGGCGGCGGGGCGACCCGACCCGGTGGACGAGGCGCTGCGGGTGTTCCGGGTGCTCACCGCCCGGGCGCTCCGCGTCGGTGCGCCGCTGCCGGCCCTCGCCGTCGGGGCGTGGGCCGGGCACGCGGCGGTCCTCGTCCCGGCGCTCGACGCCCGGGACGCCGCGGCCGCCGGGCCGGACGGGGCGTTCCCGGGGGGCGGTGACGGTGCCGGGTCGGGTGCCGGGTCGGGTGCCGGGTCGGCGCCGCTCTGGTTCGGGGTGCGACGCTACCCGGACGCCGCGGCGGACGACGGCGGGGTCCGTGACGCGGCGGGGGCGCCCCTCGCCGCACACTGGGGCGGGGCCGCCCGGGCGAGCCTGTGGCTCGACGGAGACGGGGTGTGGTGGCTGCGGACGACGGACACCCCCGGGGTCGACGACGACCCCTCCACCGTCGACGCGGCCCTGGACGCTGCCCCCGACGCAGCCTTCGACGCGGCCCTGGACGCCGCCGTCGCCGGCACCGCCGACGCCGGGGGCGCGACCGGTGGCAGCTCCCCCACCGACCCCGGGGGCTCCCCCGCCGACGCCACGGCCCCGACCCCCGGCTTCCCGCCCGTCCCGACGGTCCGCTGGCGCGGCCCCGACCGGGACCGCCACACCCGGGGCGTGACGGACTGCCTCGAGGCCATCGCCGCCGGCGAGGTCTACCAGGCGTGCGTCGCCGGGTTCTTCCACGGCCGGGTCGACGACGGCGCGGACGACCACGCCGCCGCCGCGGCGGTGTTCGCGGACACCGTCGCCCACCACCGCCCCGCCCGCGCGGTCTTCCTCGCCGGGCACGGGACGACCGGGTGCGCGGTCGCCGTGACGTCGTTCAGCCCCGAGGTCTACCTGTCCCGCCACGGCGACGAGGTCGTGGAGATGCCGATCAAGGGCACGCTCCCCCGCGACCGGGACCCGGCCGACCTCCTGGCGAGCGTCAAGGACGTCGCGGAGAACATCATGATCGTCGACCTCGTCCGCCACGACCTCGGCACGGTCGCGGTCACCGGCGGGGTGACGGTGCCCGACCTCCTCACCGTCGTCCCCGCCCCGGGCGTGTGGCACCTCGTCTCCACGGTCCGGGCGACGCTCCCGCGGGAGGTCACGCACGCGCGGCTCGTCGAGACCACCTTCCCCCCGGCGTCGGTGACGGGCACCCCGAAGCTCGCCGCCCGGCGGTTCCTCCGGGAGTGGGAGCCGGAGAGCCGGGGGGTGTTCTGCGGCTGCGCGGGGTTCTCCGCCGGCGGGGTCCTCGAACTCGCCGTGGCGATCCGGACGTGCGAGTGGACCGGCGGCGGCCGGGTCCGCCTCGGGGTCGGCGGCGGGATCACGGCGGACTCCACGCCGGCGGCGGAGTGGGACGAGGTCACCGCGAAGAGCTCCACGATCACCGGCGGGGCGGTCCGGCACCGCTGA
- the metG gene encoding methionine--tRNA ligase, whose product MSQHVLTSVAWPYANGPRHIGHVAGFGVPSDVFARYQRMIGNNVLMVSGTDEHGTPLLVQAEKEGIPVQELCDRYNRIIVEDLVGLGLSYDLFTRTTTRNHYAVVQELFRGLNDNGYMIRQTTTGAISPTTGRTLPDRYIEGTCPICGATDARGDQCDTCGNQLDPSDLIDPRSKINGETPEFVETEHFMLDLPALADALGEWLHGREDWRPNVLKFSLNLLKDLRPRAMSRDIDWGVPIPIEGWQDNNAKKLYVWFDAVVGYLSASIEWAWRSGDPEAWRAWWTDPDAVSYYFMGKDNITFHSQIWPGELLGYRGLGAHGGEAGEFGELDLPTEVVSSEFLTMSGSKFSSSKGVVIYVRDFLEEFGPDALRYFISVAGPETTDTDFTWDEFVRRVNQELANEWGNLVNRTVSMAHKNFGEIPQPGAFTDGDRELLDAALAAYDTVGTCLGECRFKAGMTEAMRLVARANQYIAAEEPWKLAKDPDRRERLATVLYVALQVVADANTMLTPYLPFSAQTVFETLGGTGEWAAQPTVREVTDDSPRTPVGVGVPEAGRSYPIITGDYTRQQARWGRTELVPGTALTKPSPLFRKLDPELAETGPSWAPVTPAGE is encoded by the coding sequence ATGTCGCAACACGTGCTCACGTCCGTGGCCTGGCCCTACGCCAACGGCCCCCGCCACATCGGTCACGTCGCGGGATTCGGCGTCCCCTCCGACGTCTTCGCCCGCTACCAGCGGATGATCGGCAACAACGTGCTCATGGTGTCGGGGACGGACGAGCACGGCACCCCGCTGCTCGTCCAGGCGGAGAAGGAGGGCATCCCGGTCCAGGAGCTCTGCGACCGGTACAACCGGATCATCGTCGAGGACCTCGTCGGCCTCGGCCTGTCCTACGACCTGTTCACCCGGACGACGACGCGCAACCACTACGCCGTCGTCCAGGAGCTCTTCCGCGGGCTCAACGACAACGGCTACATGATCCGTCAGACCACCACCGGCGCGATCAGCCCGACGACCGGCCGCACCCTGCCGGACCGGTACATCGAGGGCACGTGCCCCATCTGCGGTGCGACGGACGCGCGTGGCGACCAGTGCGACACGTGCGGCAACCAGCTGGATCCGTCGGACCTCATCGACCCCCGGTCGAAGATCAACGGCGAGACCCCCGAGTTCGTCGAGACCGAGCACTTCATGCTCGACCTCCCGGCCCTCGCGGACGCCCTCGGCGAGTGGCTCCACGGCCGCGAGGACTGGCGGCCGAACGTCCTCAAGTTCTCCCTCAACCTGCTCAAGGACCTGCGCCCCCGCGCGATGAGCCGGGACATCGACTGGGGGGTGCCGATCCCGATCGAGGGCTGGCAGGACAACAACGCGAAGAAGCTCTACGTGTGGTTCGACGCGGTCGTCGGCTACCTCTCCGCCTCCATCGAGTGGGCGTGGCGCTCCGGCGACCCCGAGGCGTGGCGCGCGTGGTGGACGGACCCCGACGCCGTGTCCTACTACTTCATGGGCAAGGACAACATCACGTTCCACTCCCAGATCTGGCCCGGTGAGCTGCTCGGCTACCGCGGGCTCGGCGCGCACGGCGGCGAGGCCGGCGAGTTCGGCGAGCTCGACCTGCCGACCGAGGTCGTCTCCTCCGAGTTCCTCACGATGTCCGGGTCGAAGTTCTCCTCCTCCAAGGGCGTCGTCATCTACGTGCGGGACTTCCTCGAGGAGTTCGGCCCGGACGCGCTGCGCTACTTCATCTCCGTCGCCGGCCCCGAGACGACGGACACGGACTTCACGTGGGACGAGTTCGTCCGCCGCGTCAACCAGGAGCTCGCCAACGAGTGGGGCAACCTCGTCAACCGCACCGTGTCGATGGCCCACAAGAACTTCGGGGAGATCCCGCAGCCGGGGGCGTTCACGGACGGGGACCGGGAGCTTCTCGACGCCGCCCTCGCCGCGTACGACACGGTCGGCACGTGCCTCGGGGAGTGCAGGTTCAAGGCCGGCATGACCGAGGCGATGCGGCTCGTCGCGCGCGCGAACCAGTACATCGCCGCCGAGGAGCCGTGGAAGCTGGCGAAGGACCCGGACCGGCGCGAGCGGCTGGCGACCGTGCTCTACGTCGCCCTCCAGGTCGTCGCCGACGCGAACACCATGCTCACCCCGTACCTGCCGTTCAGTGCGCAGACGGTCTTCGAGACCCTCGGCGGGACCGGCGAGTGGGCCGCCCAGCCGACCGTCCGGGAGGTCACCGACGACTCGCCGCGGACGCCGGTGGGCGTCGGCGTCCCCGAGGCCGGGCGGAGCTACCCGATCATCACCGGGGACTACACGCGCCAGCAGGCCCGGTGGGGGCGCACGGAGCTCGTGCCCGGCACCGCGCTGACGAAGCCGTCGCCGCTGTTCCGCAAGCTCGACCCGGAGCTCGCCGAGACCGGGCCGTCCTGGGCGCCCGTCACGCCCGCCGGGGAGTGA
- a CDS encoding TatD family hydrolase codes for MSRKKPRPTPVPPEPLGSLFDAHTHLAATGATDPASVTAVMDRAAAVGVRGVCTVGDGMEETEAAVRAAHSDDRVWAACAVHPTRVGELDAAARARLTELAADPRCVAVGETGLDRYWLEHDPGCPSLEVQEEALRWHVDLAVQVGKPLMIHNREADADLLRILDDAPRPPVVILHCFSSPFAVAEQALERGWVLSFAGNVTFRRNEEMRRAAAVAPAGQILVETDAPYMTPEPFRGARNEPAFVGYTARCIAGVRDEDPEEFGATVTENARRCYGIETLPAAGNAGVTE; via the coding sequence ATGTCACGGAAGAAACCGCGCCCGACCCCCGTCCCGCCCGAGCCGCTCGGCAGCCTCTTCGACGCGCACACGCACCTCGCCGCGACGGGGGCGACGGACCCCGCGTCGGTGACGGCGGTCATGGACCGCGCGGCCGCCGTCGGGGTGCGGGGCGTGTGCACCGTCGGGGACGGGATGGAGGAGACGGAGGCCGCCGTCCGGGCGGCGCACAGTGACGACCGGGTGTGGGCGGCGTGCGCGGTCCACCCGACGCGCGTCGGGGAGCTCGACGCCGCCGCGCGGGCGCGCCTGACGGAGCTCGCCGCGGACCCGCGGTGCGTGGCGGTGGGGGAGACGGGCCTCGACCGGTACTGGCTGGAGCACGACCCGGGGTGTCCGTCGCTGGAGGTGCAGGAGGAGGCGTTGCGGTGGCACGTCGACCTCGCGGTGCAGGTGGGCAAGCCGCTCATGATCCACAACCGGGAGGCGGACGCGGACCTGCTCCGGATTCTCGACGACGCGCCCCGGCCGCCGGTCGTCATCCTCCACTGCTTCTCCTCCCCGTTCGCGGTCGCCGAGCAGGCGCTCGAGCGGGGGTGGGTGCTGTCCTTCGCCGGCAACGTCACGTTCCGGCGGAACGAGGAGATGCGGCGGGCGGCGGCGGTGGCGCCCGCCGGCCAGATCCTCGTCGAGACCGACGCCCCCTACATGACCCCGGAGCCGTTCCGCGGGGCGCGGAACGAGCCGGCCTTCGTCGGGTACACCGCGCGGTGCATCGCCGGGGTGCGGGACGAGGACCCGGAGGAGTTCGGCGCGACGGTGACAGAGAATGCCCGTCGGTGTTATGGAATCGAGACTCTTCCGGCTGCCGGGAATGCCGGCGTGACGGAGTAA
- a CDS encoding resuscitation-promoting factor, which produces MSPKKKSHLHRINTTTSVPLRVATGGMLATLVVGGVVVANNQKDVTLDVNGRVTRASTMSGDVRKVLEDAGVQVGDRDVVTPGLGESVGDNGTITVRSTRQVSLTVDGQSTQVDTTAMTVDDLLRQLGYEGSGRIMSSSGSAAIPVDGMNLDISSLKHFTLSDGGKDAVLSMAARTVGDVLRMRGADLGPDDVVTPSADTPVTDDMHIDVQRVTTEQVQEDREVAPSERVVEDPELASGEEQVVEAGTPGKEQVTYEVKKENGREVGRREVGVRPVDAPADRVVKRGTKAAAVTATTTTGGGNTGAAAPAVADGGVWDSIAQCESGGNWAINTGNGFNGGLQFTPSTWAAFGGTAYAPQAYMATREQQIAVAEKVQAAQGWGAWPACTSKLGIR; this is translated from the coding sequence GTGTCCCCGAAGAAGAAGTCGCATCTCCACCGCATCAACACGACCACGTCCGTCCCGCTGCGCGTCGCCACCGGCGGCATGCTCGCCACGCTCGTCGTCGGCGGTGTCGTCGTCGCGAACAACCAGAAGGACGTCACGCTCGACGTCAACGGCCGGGTGACCCGGGCGAGCACGATGTCCGGCGACGTCCGGAAGGTCCTCGAGGACGCCGGTGTCCAGGTCGGTGACCGGGACGTCGTCACGCCCGGGCTCGGCGAGTCCGTCGGTGACAACGGCACCATCACGGTCCGCTCCACCCGCCAGGTCAGCCTCACGGTCGACGGCCAGTCCACGCAGGTCGACACCACCGCCATGACGGTCGACGACCTGCTGCGGCAGCTCGGCTACGAGGGCAGCGGCCGGATCATGTCCTCCAGCGGCTCCGCGGCCATCCCGGTCGACGGCATGAACCTCGACATCTCCTCCCTCAAGCACTTCACGCTGTCCGACGGCGGCAAGGACGCCGTCCTCTCCATGGCCGCGCGCACCGTCGGCGACGTCCTGCGGATGCGGGGCGCCGACCTCGGCCCGGACGACGTCGTCACCCCGTCCGCCGACACCCCCGTGACGGACGACATGCACATCGACGTCCAGCGGGTCACCACCGAGCAGGTCCAGGAGGACCGCGAGGTCGCCCCGTCCGAGCGCGTCGTCGAGGACCCCGAGCTCGCCTCCGGTGAGGAGCAGGTCGTCGAGGCCGGCACCCCGGGCAAGGAGCAGGTCACCTACGAGGTGAAGAAGGAGAACGGCCGCGAGGTCGGTCGCCGCGAGGTCGGCGTCCGCCCGGTCGACGCCCCGGCCGACCGCGTCGTCAAGCGCGGCACGAAGGCCGCCGCCGTCACCGCGACGACCACGACCGGCGGCGGCAACACCGGCGCGGCCGCCCCGGCCGTCGCCGACGGGGGCGTGTGGGACTCCATCGCCCAGTGCGAGTCCGGCGGCAACTGGGCCATCAACACCGGCAACGGCTTCAACGGCGGCCTGCAGTTCACCCCGTCCACGTGGGCCGCATTCGGCGGCACCGCCTACGCGCCGCAGGCGTACATGGCCACCCGCGAGCAGCAGATCGCCGTCGCGGAGAAGGTCCAGGCCGCCCAGGGCTGGGGTGCCTGGCCCGCCTGCACGTCGAAGCTCGGCATCCGCTGA
- a CDS encoding 1-acyl-sn-glycerol-3-phosphate acyltransferase: MIRRLVARVFGRCSRWTLSTRPAPDGACVLVGAPHTSNWDFILMLAIAWRLDIHVHWMGKDSLFRGWMRPLMLALGGIPVDRDNPGGLIDDVLGRIRTDDHFALVITPDGTRSGHSRWKSGFYRIAREADLPVILGYVDRTTMTTGLGPTLRLTGDVAADMDRIRDFYSDKAGFTPAHRVEPRLREE, from the coding sequence ATGATCCGTCGCCTCGTGGCCCGTGTCTTCGGGCGCTGCAGCCGGTGGACCCTCAGCACCCGCCCCGCCCCCGACGGCGCGTGCGTGCTGGTGGGGGCACCGCACACGTCGAACTGGGACTTCATCCTCATGCTCGCCATCGCCTGGCGGCTGGACATCCACGTCCACTGGATGGGCAAGGACAGCCTGTTCCGGGGCTGGATGCGGCCCCTCATGCTCGCCCTCGGCGGCATCCCCGTCGACCGCGACAACCCCGGTGGTCTCATCGACGACGTCCTCGGGCGCATCCGCACCGACGACCACTTCGCCCTCGTCATCACCCCCGACGGCACCCGGTCCGGCCACAGCCGCTGGAAGTCCGGCTTCTACCGGATCGCCCGCGAGGCCGACCTGCCGGTCATCCTCGGGTACGTCGACCGCACGACGATGACCACCGGCCTCGGCCCGACCCTCCGCCTCACCGGGGACGTCGCCGCCGACATGGACCGCATCCGCGACTTCTACTCCGACAAGGCCGGGTTCACCCCCGCCCACCGGGTCGAGCCGCGCCTCCGGGAGGAGTGA
- a CDS encoding cytochrome c biogenesis protein CcdA has product MWELVLIGLIGGAVTGVSPCILPVLPVVLVVSGGDRRRPFAVALGIAVSFAAITLLGTVVLSALGLPGGVLRWVGIALLVAVGVGMIVPAVGELLERPFSRLRMPGWIDRRTRTGGGAGGFGVGLALGAVYVPCAGPVLAAVTVAGATGDIGWGTVALTVAFAVGACSPLLFFALAGNRIGQRAAVVRRHRTAVTRVAGAVVLLLAVALAADAPARLQRALPDWTAGVQRAFTDDAGVRRALGRVTGGHGADGDPGQGGAEGGSLDACRSASPDELRDCGPAPAFRGLEGWFNTDAPVDPRSPGGGTPGTGPAHVTLVDFWAYACINCQRANTHLTALSDRYRAHGLTVVGVHAPEYPFEQEAGNVRAAARDAGITYPVAQDNSFATWRAYGNRYWPAHYLVDHAGTVRQVHEGEGAYAETERLVRALIREADPGARLPAPVEPGGADGDDAARGGATGTSEAGAGTSGTAGTGGADRLTGGRNPETYLGAERSRFHTDHGHTAGTHSFPTDVPEPRRPRYTLTGDWRIDGQSVTPTGPAGLLLGVRGRIVQVVASGSGTLRTTLPDGSTRNIPVPSTPGSVDLVSGPTVTEGTLRLDVPEGVTLYSFTFG; this is encoded by the coding sequence ATGTGGGAACTTGTGCTCATCGGCCTCATCGGCGGCGCCGTCACCGGCGTCTCCCCCTGCATCCTCCCGGTCCTCCCGGTGGTGCTCGTCGTCTCCGGCGGTGACCGACGCCGCCCCTTCGCCGTGGCCCTCGGCATCGCGGTGAGTTTCGCGGCGATCACCCTCCTCGGCACCGTCGTCCTCTCCGCGCTCGGCCTGCCCGGCGGGGTCCTGCGGTGGGTGGGCATCGCCCTGCTCGTCGCCGTCGGCGTGGGCATGATCGTCCCGGCCGTCGGTGAGCTGCTCGAACGGCCGTTCAGCCGGCTGCGGATGCCCGGGTGGATCGACCGCCGCACCCGCACCGGCGGCGGCGCGGGCGGCTTCGGCGTCGGCCTCGCCCTCGGCGCGGTGTACGTGCCGTGCGCCGGGCCCGTCCTCGCCGCCGTGACCGTCGCCGGGGCGACCGGCGACATCGGGTGGGGGACGGTGGCACTCACCGTGGCCTTCGCCGTCGGCGCCTGCTCCCCGCTGCTGTTCTTCGCCCTGGCCGGCAACCGCATCGGCCAGCGGGCGGCGGTCGTGCGCCGGCACCGGACCGCGGTGACGCGGGTCGCCGGGGCGGTCGTCCTGCTCCTCGCCGTCGCGCTCGCCGCGGACGCCCCCGCCCGGCTCCAGCGGGCACTCCCGGACTGGACCGCCGGGGTGCAGCGGGCCTTCACCGACGACGCCGGCGTCCGTCGCGCGCTCGGCCGGGTCACCGGCGGTCACGGTGCGGACGGGGACCCCGGGCAGGGTGGAGCGGAGGGGGGATCGCTCGACGCCTGCCGCAGCGCCTCCCCCGATGAACTGCGTGACTGCGGCCCCGCGCCCGCGTTCCGCGGCCTCGAGGGCTGGTTCAACACCGACGCCCCCGTCGACCCGCGCTCCCCGGGCGGCGGCACCCCCGGCACGGGGCCGGCGCACGTGACCCTCGTCGACTTCTGGGCGTACGCGTGCATCAACTGCCAGCGGGCGAACACCCACCTCACCGCCCTCAGCGACCGGTACCGGGCCCACGGGCTGACGGTCGTCGGCGTCCACGCCCCGGAGTACCCCTTCGAGCAGGAGGCGGGGAACGTCCGCGCGGCCGCCCGGGACGCCGGGATCACCTACCCGGTCGCCCAGGACAACAGCTTCGCGACGTGGCGGGCGTACGGCAACCGGTACTGGCCGGCCCACTACCTCGTCGACCACGCCGGCACGGTCCGCCAGGTCCACGAGGGCGAGGGCGCGTACGCGGAGACGGAACGCCTGGTCCGGGCGCTGATCCGGGAGGCGGACCCGGGGGCGCGGCTGCCCGCGCCCGTCGAACCCGGGGGTGCCGACGGTGACGACGCCGCCCGCGGCGGGGCGACCGGCACATCCGAGGCCGGGGCCGGCACATCCGGCACGGCCGGCACCGGCGGCGCGGACCGCCTGACCGGGGGCCGCAACCCGGAGACCTACCTCGGCGCGGAGCGGTCCCGGTTCCACACCGACCACGGGCACACCGCAGGCACGCACAGCTTCCCCACCGACGTGCCCGAACCGCGTCGACCCCGGTACACCCTCACCGGGGACTGGAGGATCGACGGGCAGTCGGTGACGCCCACCGGCCCCGCCGGGCTGCTGCTCGGGGTCCGGGGTCGGATCGTGCAGGTCGTCGCGTCCGGGTCCGGGACCCTGCGGACGACGCTGCCCGACGGCTCCACGCGGAACATCCCGGTCCCGTCGACGCCCGGGAGCGTGGACCTCGTCTCCGGGCCGACGGTGACGGAGGGGACGCTGCGCCTCGACGTCCCCGAGGGCGTGACACTGTACTCGTTCACCTTCGGCTGA
- a CDS encoding sigma-70 family RNA polymerase sigma factor has product MLTPERPAVDALLTRVASGDRAAFADLYDALAPQANGVACTVLRDRTLAEEVVQEVFIEVWRTAPRYDAGRGGARGWVLRLTRLRAIDRLRSHLATLDRDDREAALQRVASPLSVEDEVVRDIDGAHVRDALDALGEPHRTAVRLAFFAGLTHSELAAATGVPLGTAKTRVRDGLRKLRAVIGTGEPASRPTPGKEGTRGTL; this is encoded by the coding sequence GTGCTGACTCCCGAGCGTCCTGCCGTCGACGCGCTGCTCACGCGGGTCGCCTCGGGCGACCGGGCGGCCTTCGCGGACCTCTACGACGCCCTGGCCCCCCAGGCGAACGGCGTCGCCTGCACCGTCCTGCGTGACCGCACCCTCGCGGAGGAGGTCGTGCAGGAGGTCTTCATCGAGGTGTGGCGCACCGCCCCGCGGTACGACGCCGGCCGGGGCGGCGCCCGCGGCTGGGTCCTCCGCCTGACCCGGCTCCGGGCGATCGACCGCCTCCGGTCCCACCTCGCGACGCTCGACCGCGACGACCGGGAGGCCGCCCTCCAGCGGGTCGCGTCACCCCTGTCCGTCGAGGACGAGGTCGTCCGCGACATCGACGGCGCGCACGTCCGTGACGCGCTCGACGCGCTCGGCGAACCGCACCGGACCGCCGTCCGCCTCGCGTTCTTCGCCGGCCTCACCCACAGCGAACTGGCCGCGGCGACCGGCGTCCCCCTCGGCACCGCGAAGACCCGGGTCCGGGACGGTCTCCGTAAACTGAGGGCCGTCATCGGCACCGGTGAGCCGGCATCCCGCCCGACCCCCGGAAAGGAGGGCACCCGTGGCACGCTCTGA